The following nucleotide sequence is from Fibrobacter sp..
TATCGCTGTAGAGGATAATAAGCAGGATGCGATAAAGAGCATTGTTTCAGCAATTTCAGCTTCTCAGAATAAGGGAAAGTTATCGGTAGCTGTAATGCGGACCAAGTATCCCCAGGGTGGTGAGAAGCAACTGATCAATGCGGTTACAAAACGCATGGTTCCATCCGGAGGCCTTCCCATGGATGCCGGCTGTGTGGTCCAGAATGTGGGTACGGCTCTGGCTGTTTATGATGCAATAGTAAAGGGTGTTGCGCTCTACCAGAGGGTGCTTACGGTCACCGGCCCAACAGTTTCATCACCAAAAAACCTCCTGGTGCGTGCAGGTACACCGATCAGGAATCTTGTTGAGGCCTGTGGAGTTGACATGAAGGCCACAAAAAAGATAATCATGGGTGGTCCGATGATGGGTATAGCGCAGTCGGATCTTGATGCCCCGATAATCAAGTCAACATCAGGAATACTTGCTTTGGACAATGTTGTTGCCGGAGAGAGGGAATATCCCTGTATTAACTGCGGAAATTGCGTGCAAGCCTGTTCCATCCACC
It contains:
- a CDS encoding RnfABCDGE type electron transport complex subunit C encodes the protein NGAECEPYLTADHRSMLERTDDLITGALILKKILGAKKCFIAVEDNKQDAIKSIVSAISASQNKGKLSVAVMRTKYPQGGEKQLINAVTKRMVPSGGLPMDAGCVVQNVGTALAVYDAIVKGVALYQRVLTVTGPTVSSPKNLLVRAGTPIRNLVEACGVDMKATKKIIMGGPMMGIAQSDLDAPIIKSTSGILALDNVVAGEREYPCINCGNCVQACSIHLVPTRLAKLVEKEKYDEALEWNITDCIECGSCSFVCPSKINLVQYMKLGKFHIQARRAAEAKKNEAR